One window of the Lachancea thermotolerans CBS 6340 chromosome A complete sequence genome contains the following:
- the MEI4 gene encoding Mei4p (weakly similar to to YER044C-A uniprot|P29467 Saccharomyces cerevisiae YER044C-A MEI4 Functions in early recombination; mRNA is meiosis-specific and has 88 bp intron at 5' end spliced independently of MER1[INTRON]) gives MVFSNPICQTDDNPGSLDLALALSLIKQRNPRLWHKLASQGFFQETAGASELFPAERHVVKGSAANKADTGIESIGESFLYKFTTNNISSHIERATAFLGCNRHTWKCLSSQISTLESFGCGLEESDIAKWVLPNYRLLKWLYAKDPPQLQKRDRALRTVNSFQLLLISHYAFSGERNKVVHVLCQSLIYRFIKDELISFGPSKVRVLKLLRDYTDSNVVQVADVSLFSLSEGHLKLVKLILNIRISFQDHEVLSKTLQFLLKLLESLVVCLIKLNSSRYSPARKPRAYEIMYKARSKLMNYQYVTKVLEACHLLSRKEATIRLKISFTFVLKLVTSVEWLNAFDNSGAGQNELMRTLREHRTYIISSLLVLNDSRLISKFLKTRWPAQ, from the exons ATGGTTTTCTCTAATCCTATTTGTCAGACGGATGATAATCCGGGAAGCCTCGACCTTGCCTTG GCTCTGTCACTCATCAAACAGAGAAACCCTCGCCTATGGCATAAGCTGGCGAGCCAGGgatttttccaagaaacaGCAGGCGCCTCTGAACTCTTCCCAGCGGAGCGGCATGTCGTGAAGGGTTCAGCGGCTAACAAAGCTGATACCGGAATTGAAAGTATCGGAGAGAGTTTCCTCTACAAGTTTACCACTAATAACATATCCAGTCACATTGAGCGAGCTACGGCATTTTTGGGATGCAATAGACATACATGGAAGTGCTTGTCTTCGCAGATATCTACCTTGGAATCATTCGGATGTGGTTTAGAGGAAAGCGACATTGCAAAATGGGTTTTACCCAACTACAGACTGTTAAAGTGGCTCTATGCAAAGGACCCTCCCCAGTTGCAGAAAAGAGACAGAGCGCTCCGTACAGTGAACTCGTTTCAACTTTTGCTAATATCGCACTACGCATTTTCCGGCGAAAGAAACAAGGTCGTCCATGTTTTGTGTCAAAGCCTCATTTACAGATTCATCAAAGACGAGCTGATTAGCTTCGGTCCTTCTAAGGTTCGGGTGCTAAAGTTGCTTCGGGACTATACTGACTCAAATGTGGTCCAAGTTGCTGATGTTTCCTTGTTTTCGTTGTCTGAAGGCCATTTGAAATTGGTGAAGCTAATCTTGAACATCCGCATTTCATTCCAAGATCACGAAGTTTTGTCGAAAACCCTTCAGTTTTTGCTAAAGCTTTTAGAGAGCCTGGTCGTATGTCTTATCAAGCTGAACAGTAGTCGTTACTCTCCCGCGAGAAAGCCCAGAGCTTATGAGATTATGTATAAGGCTCGATCCAAACTTATGAATTACCAATACGTTACAAAAGTCCTTGAAGCATGTCATTTGCTGTCTCGTAAAGAAGCAACAATAAGACTGAAGATATCGTTCACTTTCGTCTTGAAACTGGTCACTAGCGTCGAATGGTTGAATGCTTTTGATAATTCTGGAGCTGGCCAAAATGAGCTCATGCGGACTCTCAGAGAGCATCGGACTTACATAATTAGTTCGCTTTTGGTCTTAAATGACTCCAGACTGATTTCGAAATTCCTCAAGACCAGGTGGCCCGCACAATAG
- the CST6 gene encoding Cst6p (some similarities with uniprot|P40535 Saccharomyces cerevisiae YIL036W CST6 Basic leucine zipper (bZIP) transcription factor of the ATF/CREB family activates transcription of genes involved in utilization of non-optimal carbon sources), giving the protein MERVHIKTEESRAGLPPAHAQGVLVGGAMNHGQVGANYGAPAGGGMGFGGLGSPGTLGMHGASGTPGAAETGNLREAGGVFPHLSKYQLNNSGGMADSSLQECLSPFFQPFGVDVSHFPLTNPPIFQSSLTNFSDHPRRRRISISNGQISQLGDATHTFDDLYYTQPPPMPIRHERQDAQPHIGESKSVPPQGAKAAPAPVQVQGAPTAQHFLPQPAAADVVPGQQHGQLQVPPQHAQHPQHPQHTQPVQHAQQPMDGPHQHAPVPDELYSKDSAFSSSFSTPTDASLLVPENSRPPVQALPKEYQVRPRTTYEDGPGTPEWKRARLLERNRIAASKCRQRKKIAQQQLQKDVSQLTQENRFMRKKLDYYEKLVNKFKKFTEIHMASCGGSEQLSVIEDLLKIDHNIDDKQGGSSQSTEEEARL; this is encoded by the coding sequence ATGGAGAGAGTTCATATCAAAACGGAGGAAAGCCGGGCAGGGCTGCCTCCAGCGCACGCACAGGGCGTGCTGGTGGGTGGCGCGATGAACCATGGACAGGTGGGAGCAAACTATGGGGCGCCTGCGGGCGGCGGGATGGGATTCGGCGGTCTCGGGTCACCCGGGACGCTTGGGATGCACGGGGCGTCGGGAACGCCTGGAGCGGCGGAAACCGGCAACTTGCGGGAAGCGGGAGGAGTTTTCCCGCACCTGAGCAAGTaccagctcaacaacagcGGGGGGATGGCGGACTCGTCGCTGCAGGAGTGCCTGTCTCCTTTTTTCCAGCCGTTTGGCGTGGACGTGTCGCACTTCCCGCTTACAAACCCTCCGATTTTCCAGAGCTCGCTAACAAACTTCTCGGACCAcccgcggcggcgccgcaTCTCGATCTCGAACGGCCAGATTAGCCAGCTGGGGGATGCCACGCACACCTTCGACGATCTGTACTACACGCAGCCCCCTCCCATGCCCATACGCCATGAGAGGCAGGACGCCCAGCCACACATTGGCGAGAGCAAATCGGTCCCTCCGCAGGGCGCCAAGGCCGCACCGGCTCCAGTGCAGGTCCAGGGCGCTCCCACAGCACAGCATTTCCTTCCGcagcctgctgctgcggaTGTGGTGCCCGGCCAGCAGCACGGCCAATTGCAGGTGCCACCTCAGCACGCGCAGCACCCACAGCACCCACAACATACCCAGCCCGTGCAGCACGCACAGCAGCCTATGGACGGGCCCCACCAGCATGCTCCGGTCCCTGACGAGCTGTACTCAAAGGATAGTGCTttctcctcctccttcAGCACGCCCACGGACGCATCCCTCCTGGTTCCCGAAAACTCACGTCCGCCCGTACAGGCTTTGCCAAAAGAATACCAGGTTCGTCCCAGAACAACGTACGAAGACGGCCCCGGGACGCCAGAGTGGAAGCGCGCTCGCCTCCTGGAGAGAAACCGGATTGCGGCTTCCAAGTGtcgtcaaagaaagaagatagcacagcagcagcttcaaaaagacgTTTCACAGCTGACACAGGAAAACAGGTTCATGCGTAAGAAACTGGACTACTACGAAAAACTTGTCAATAAGTTCAAGAAATTCACCGAGATACACATGGCGTCATGCGGCGGGTCGGAGCAGCTCAGCGTGATTGAAGATCTGCTCAAAATAGACCATAACATCGACGATAAACAAGGTGGCTCTTCTCAGTCGACCGAGGAGGAAGCGCGGCTATAA
- the SPO73 gene encoding Spo73p (similar to uniprot|P40031 Saccharomyces cerevisiae YER046W SPO73 Meiosis-specific protein of unknown function required for spore wall formation during sporulation dispensible for both nuclear divisions during meiosis) codes for MLFGTQDIIVEHQRGAMVLGYPVFSPNLLIRGIDPPQFQLVGEDGHTVEKGEIKAGGGMYPFDLGTPLKGFKWFVSMDHGNRYDTDDQGWCYSWRFRSRRWKAHGGFVRKRFWVRLPINGREMTPAEPEVCAGSVRPGEHASSGADEPAYSVAGPVVAAQTRSEELFEALLEELHKPSLDRQKADLALRYIAELPEEERRRAASPGSELMERVPCAFQFEESRLKFLQVQVPALLDSVSGRNTILT; via the coding sequence ATGCTATTCGGGACACAAGATATTATTGTCGAGCACCAGCGCGGCGCGATGGTGCTCGGGTACCCGGTGTTCTCGCCGAACCTGCTGATTCGTGGGATAGACCCGCCGCAGTTCCAGCTGGTGGGGGAGGACGGGCACACGGTGGAAAAGGGCGAGATTAAGGCCGGCGGTGGGATGTATCCGTTTGACCTCGGTACGCCGCTTAAGGGTTTCAAGTGGTTTGTGTCCATGGACCACGGCAACCGGTACGACACGGACGACCAGGGCTGGTGCTACAGCTGGCGGTTCCGCAGCCGGCGGTGGAAGGCGCATGGGGGTTTTGTGCGCAAGCGGTTCTGGGTGCGGCTTCCGATCAACGGCCGGGAGATGACGCCTGCGGAGCCGGAGGTCTGCGCGGGCAGCGTGCGACCGGGGGAGCACGCGTCCAGCGGCGCGGACGAGCCCGCGTACTCGGTTGCGGGCCCTGTTGTGGCGGCACAAACCCGGAGCGAGGAGCTGTTTGAGGCGCTGCTCGAGGAGCTCCACAAACCCAGCCTGGACCGTCAGAAGGCGGACCTCGCACTACGTTATATAGCAGAGTTGCCCGAGGAGGAGAGGCGGCGGGCTGCGAGCCCGGGCTCTGAGCTCATGGAACGGGTTCCCTGTGCGTTTCAGTTCGAGGAAAGCAGGCTTAAATTTCTCCAGGTCCAGGTCCCGGCGCTGCTGGACAGCGTTTCAGGTCGAAACACAATCCTGACCTGA
- the PRM2 gene encoding pheromone-regulated protein PRM2 (conserved hypothetical protein), protein MHGPLELFPSLRQRLLSCMFKPQIFAPHAVFWFSTWMLYFLFQDETASLSSTASLAAAGATLVTTTATATATMTATTTKTIAYTSSVETEAAGANITSAVETFLSLKANDSARQVATYIEGFNENCKLKLRLWNASLETQLGFWEREYESLKAYNNTIFSNLLEQAQTINSSVDYLSNSGFLVASDSQSSVLRGLSLNTSFLQSVFGNVSSNLGKIRNLTLPAAPTATASALSASEILDSITSNKTTSNFTSMLGVLGSDKKIRTTLLVKRDSASDTSGKYKQKAIRISSALAATYVAATFAFVCLEYVTYKIEVRGAQDTLQHQLECIDELYKGETVISVARIRAHESFQQLLICYNDFAKHPVTYTFTEMALELLRRPLSKTWSPVAVAKFVKAYNWWLTTNGLHVFCLFLAAVVEGQILRAFLDVSHSTHPTSLYPRSKFSEAALSTKTLGSISSSCALFESTVNAEINSVVHERLWNASRGNVTQINSLLDEYFSNVNATLKDQVPAIDMNMSYWSSELNSEQTFNFTSFSETLAHEIYEVVAPSENLETKRLVRRSEAAQSQAMGKTILARYEKGCLCLLGSVVFYLLCGFLAAAV, encoded by the coding sequence ATGCATGGACCACTTGAATTATTCCCGAGCCTGAGACAGCGGCTCTTGAGCTGTATGTTCAAACCGCAGATTTTTGCTCCTCACGCGGTATTCTGGTTTTCTACTTGGATGCTCTACTTTCTGTTTCAGGATGAGACGGCGAGCTTGTCATCGACGGCGTCGTTGGCCGCGGCCGGCGCCACTCTTGTGACAACCACCGCCACAGCAACCGCCACGATGACTGCTACCACTACCAAGACCATTGCATACACCAGCTCGGTAGAAACTGAGGCAGCGGGGGCCAATATCACATCCGCCGTTGAAACGTTTCTTTCGCTGAAAGCTAACGACTCAGCGCGGCAGGTCGCTACATATATTGAGGGTTTCAACGAAAACTGTAAGCTGAAGCTACGGCTTTGGAACGCCTCACTCGAGACTCAGTTAGGCTTCTGGGAACGTGAGTACGAATCCTTGAAGGCTTACAACAACACaattttctcaaacttgCTTGAACAAGCGCAAACTATCAACAGCTCAGTAGATTATCTTTCGAACAGCGGCTTTCTTGTCGCCTCGGACTCCCAATCAAGCGTTCTTCGTGGTCTTTCCCTAAACACATCTTTTCTGCAAAGTGTTTTTGGTAATGTGTCATCAAATCTCGGCAAAATACGAAATCTGACGCTGCCGGCGGCTCCGACTGCTACAGCTAGTGCCCTTTCGGCCAGCGAAATTCTTGATTCCATCACCTCCAACAAAACCACTTCAAATTTCACATCCATGCTGGGTGTCCTGGGCTCTGATAAGAAGATCCGCACCACTTTGTTAGTGAAAAGAGACAGCGCCTCGGACACCAGTGGTAAGTATAAGCAAAAGGCCATCAGGATTAGCTCTGCTCTTGCCGCCACCTACGTCGCAGCGACATTTGCGTTCGTCTGCTTAGAATACGTTACCTATAAGATTGAAGTTCGAGGCGCCCAAGACACCCTTCAGCACCAGCTGGAATGTATTGACGAGCTGTACAAGGGCGAAACGGTTATTTCAGTCGCCCGAATCCGAGCGCACGAAagcttccagcagctcttGATATGTTACAATGATTTCGCAAAACACCCTGTGACCTATACTTTCACGGAAATGGCGCTGGAGCTGTTGCGGAGACCTCTAAGCAAAACCTGGAGTCCAGTGGCAGTGGCGAAATTTGTCAAAGCATATAATTGGTGGTTGACTACGAATGGACTGCATGTCTTTTGCTTGTTCCTTGCGGCAGTTGTCGAGGGCCAAATTCTTAGAGCTTTCCTTGACGTGAGTCACTCAACGCATCCAACCAGCCTGTATCCCAGAAGCAAGTTTTCTGAAGCCGCCCTATCTACCAAGACCCTAGGCAGCATCTCTTCCTCGTGTGCACTATTTGAAAGCACTGTAAATGCCGAAATCAACTCTGTGGTTCACGAAAGGCTGTGGAATGCCAGTCGCGGCAACGTCACACAGATAAATTCGCTACTTGATGAATATTTTAGCAATGTTAATGCTACTTTAAAAGACCAAGTTCCAGCAATAGATATGAACATGAGCTATTGGAGCTCAGAACTAAACAGCGAGCAGACTTTCAACTTCACTTCTTTCTCGGAAACGTTAGCCCATGAAATTTACGAAGTTGTGGCGCCCTcagaaaaccttgaaacGAAACGTCTCGTTAGAAGAAGCGAAGCTGCGCAAAGCCAGGCCATGGGGAAAACCATTCTAGCACGCTATGAAAAAGGCTGTCTTTGTCTTTTAGGTAGTGTAGTTTTTTACCTTCTATGTGGATTTCTGGCGGCAGCGGTGTAG
- the NOT3 gene encoding CCR4-NOT core subunit NOT3 (some similarities with uniprot|P06102 Saccharomyces cerevisiae YIL038C NOT3 Subunit of the CCR4-NOT complex which is a global transcriptional regulator with roles in transcription initiation and elongation and in mRNA degradation) — protein MAHRKLQQEVDRVFKKISEGLEIFDTYYERHENCTNNPSQKDKLECDLKREVKKLQRLREQIKSWQSSPDIKDKDSLLEHRRSVEVAMEKYKAVEKASKEKAYSNNSLKRSDNLDPKERERQEITDYLSQSIEELERQYDSAQVEVDKLILLNKKKKTATTANEEKKNQLKDLQGRYRWHLQQMELALRLVANQELDPEDVKRVKDDINYFIESNQEPDFVEDETIYDGLDLTSNEAIAHEVAAAFAAQRSEELEEDMVKEGAKLSKKEQRKLEREAKKAAKASAKTGSGTETLPESAGIVIPQKNEPRQIDSVSESASVSASRSPSPDVSSAGTSIPNTANSKSTIQPSSSAGPVNLMGKLPGSQIKQQTISREATPELQGHTHIHQSLNGITTTSTLKPATVPARPVGDLRWAAAASQAAEKEKKAEHLNHQAAKSQSTSSSVNNSATTSAASTPIVTKQALTPVGQKRILSNSQMLTATVPSSVGIQVSNNTLPSQKTVNSQDAKAGEPAVEEVIDDTYDSDYSLDDFDESSDDEIIDDEESATKSQIRENLRETLSDDLELLVLPGGVQDFIMSSLLSRNGLNRSNGSCSKLRTLRDACRVSRLDNIPRSVNPPSPLDAFRSTSVWDVTRCSLRDEIGEFGGDKPAERAHLLEKFRGLETFFLFYCFYYSITPLEQEIAYTLLGERNWKVSKTGENWFSRHSLPKFSNELCEVADFKIFNLDDWTVTDKLNFKLDYSILRDPPSTEAEPSLVDDANESGAWTKSTVVQ, from the coding sequence ATGGCGCATAGGAAATTACAGCAAGAGGTGGATCGGgtgttcaaaaagatcaGCGAAGGGCTGGAGATATTTGACACCTACTATGAGAGGCATGAGAACTGCACCAATAACCCATCGCAGAAAGACAAGCTGGAATGCGACCTCAAGAGGGAAGTGAAAAAACTGCAGCGGCTTCGAGAACAAATTAAGTCGTGGCAGAGCTCGCCCGACATAAAGGATAAGGATTCACTGCTGGAACACAGGCGATCCGTTGAGGTAGCAATGGAAAAATAtaaagctgttgaaaaagcatCTAAGGAGAAGGCCTACTCGAATAACAGCCTTAAGCGGTCTGACAATCTCGACCCTAAGGAAAGGGAACGTCAAGAAATCACGGACTATCTGTCGCAGTCGATAGAGGAACTGGAGCGGCAGTACGATTCGGCACAAGTTGAGGTTGACAAGCTGATattgctcaacaaaaagaagaagacggCCACAACTGCAAACGAGGAGAAAAAGAATCAGCTGAAAGACCTCCAGGGGAGATACAGATGGCATCTGCAACAGATGGAGCTTGCGCTGCGGCTTGTTGcaaatcaagagcttgatcCAGAGGACGTAAAGCGCGTAAAAGACGATATTAACTACTTCATTGAGTCCAACCAGGAACCAGATTTCGTAGAAGACGAAACAATATACGATGGACTGGACTTGACGTCGAATGAGGCCATTGCCCATGAAGTCGCTGCAGCTTTTGCTGCACAGCGCagtgaagaacttgaggaaGACATGGTCAAAGAGGGAGCGAAGCTCTCCAAAAAGGAGCAAAGGAAACTAGAAAGGGAAGCAAAAAAGGCCGCAAAGGCCTCAGCCAAAACAGGAAGTGGTACTGAGACGCTTCCCGAGTCTGCGGGCATAGTGATCCCTCAGAAAAACGAGCCAAGGCAAATTGACAGTGTGAGTGAGTCGGCTTCCGTCAGTGCGTCGCGATCCCCATCGCCAGATGTCTCATCAGCAGGTACGAGCATACCAAATACGGCCAACTCAAAGTCAACGATTCAACCATCATCATCTGCAGGTCCTGTTAATTTAATGGGTAAACTGCCAGGCTCTCAGATCAAACAGCAAACAATATCCAGAGAAGCCACTCCTGAACTTCAGGGCCATACGCATATTCATCAATCTCTCAATGGTATAACGACTACTAGCACATTGAAGCCTGCCACGGTACCCGCAAGACCTGTAGGTGACTTGCGGTGGGCCgctgcagcttctcaagccgctgagaaagaaaaaaaggctgAACATCTAAATCACCAAGCGGCTAAATCACAATCTACCTCCTCTTCTGTGAATAACAGTGCCACGACAAGCGCTGCGAGTACGCCGATAGTTACTAAGCAAGCGTTGACGCCAGTTGGGCAGAAGAgaattctttcaaattccCAAATGCTAACTGCGACGGTGCCATCTAGCGTCGGCATTCAGGTCTCTAACAACACATTGCCAAGCCAGAAGACAGTAAATTCCCAAGATGCCAAGGCTGGCGAACCAGCAGTAGAAGAGGTAATTGATGATACTTATGATTCGGACTATAGTCTTGACGACTTTGATGAATCTTCGGACGATGAAATAAtagatgatgaagaaagcgcaACAAAATCACAAATAAGGGAGAACTTGCGGGAAACTCTATCCGACGATctggagcttttggttCTGCCTGGGGGAGTTCAAGACTTCATTATGAGCTCTCTTCTGTCCAGAAATGGTCTCAATCGTTCAAATGGCAGCTGTAGTAAGCTGCGGACTTTACGCGACGCATGTCGTGTCTCGCGGCTGGACAATATACCTCGATCTGTGAACCCTCCATCTCCTTTAGATGCGTTTCGCTCTACTAGCGTATGGGATGTTACGAGGTGTAGCCTCCGTGATGAGATCGGGGAATTCGGTGGAGACAAACCTGCGGAGCGCGCCCACCTTCTGGAGAAATTTCGCGGTCTGGAGACCTTCTTTTTATTCTACTGCTTTTACTATTCAATAACTCCGCTGGAACAAGAAATTGCATATACCCTTCTCGGCGAAAGGAATTGGAAAGTTTCCAAAACTGGAGAAAATTGGTTCTCCAGACATAGCTTGCCTAAGTTCTCGAACGAACTTTGCGAGGTCGCCGActtcaagattttcaacCTTGATGATTGGACCGTCACGGATAAGCTAAACTTCAAACTGGACTATAGCATTTTGAGGGATCCTCCTTCGACAGAAGCAGAACCAAGCCTTGTCGACGACGCGAATGAGTCAGGAGCTTGGACCAAAAGCACCGTGGTTCAGTGA
- a CDS encoding TauD/TfdA dioxygenase family protein (conserved hypothetical protein) — translation MPVKVTKLEGKPLGAVITLPEGCTDPSELSPEDFDTVYKALHEHLVIVIPGMEDLPPKSQWKLTTMFDPTCDQSGKSYGHGKEFRHDKSVLRRDGTSIPDQPQVQVLGQGEWPAGHYGLGDISLRHPTHFDFHKKPLTQEQAFEQDMTRFYRWHIDSALYGLSPPVATTLLGIHVPPHSRKQKVVYEDNGDVLELTQGATAFVSGAKAFEMLSPEDQERALKTTVVYAPHPYIFISSARATPDGLTMVSEGKETPFDELPPWEESKIKKLPLVWTNPITKKHHLQVHGCCIHKLELPDGTVLELDDARKEVYRMMRPAIAPENVYAHDWNKGDLAIFFNRGVWHSVTGQFSEGERRLMHQCNIASGQDPQTLTA, via the coding sequence ATGCCAGTGAAAGTtacaaaacttgaaggaAAGCCTCTAGGCGCCGTAATCACCCTTCCAGAGGGTTGCACAGACCCTAGCGAGCTATCGCCAGAGGATTTTGACACTGTCTACAAAGCGCTCCACGAGCATTTGGTCATAGTAATCCCAGGAATGGAGGACCTTCCTCCAAAGTCACAGTGGAAACTGACTACCATGTTCGACCCAACCTGCGACCAGAGTGGCAAGTCCTACGGCCACGGTAAAGAGTTCCGCCACGACAAGTCGGTGCTGAGAAGAGACGGTACTTCGATCCCTGACCAGCCGCAAGTGCAGGTTTTGGGCCAGGGCGAGTGGCCTGCAGGCCACTACGGCTTGGGCGACATCAGCCTGAGACACCCAACCCACTTCGACTTCCACAAAAAGCCACTCACGCAAGAACAGGCTTTTGAGCAGGATATGACCCGTTTCTACCGCTGGCACATCGACTCCGCCCTTTACGGGCTTTCTCCGCCAGTTGCAACAACGCTACTCGGAATTCACGTCCCCCCTCACTCTAGGAAGCAAAAGGTGGTTTACGAAGACAATGGCGATGTTTTGGAGCTAACGCAGGGCGCCACCGCCTTTGTCTCAGGCGCCAAGGCATTCGAGATGCTGAGCCCTGAGGACCAGGAGCGTGCTCTCAAGACTACTGTTGTATACGCCCCCCATCCTTACATCTTCATCTCATCTGCGCGCGCAACTCCCGACGGGCTCACTATGGTATCAGAGGGCAAAGAGACACCTTTCGATGAACTGCCACCATGGGAGGAatccaaaatcaaaaagctacCTTTGGTGTGGACCAACCCAATCACAAAGAAGCACCACCTACAAGTTCACGGATGCTGCATCCACAAGTTGGAGCTTCCAGACGGAACCGTTCTGGAGCTAGATGACGCTCGTAAGGAAGTCTACAGGATGATGAGACCAGCGATTGCTCCTGAAAACGTTTACGCTCACGACTGGAATAAAGGTGATCTGGCTATCTTCTTTAACAGAGGCGTATGGCATTCGGTGACTGGTCAGTTTTCCGAGGGCGAGAGGCGACTAATGCACCAGTGCAACATTGCTTCCGGACAAGACCCCCAAACTCTCACTGCTTGA